The region TCTATGATGGGACATAAAGTAAGAGTTTTACCGGGTGAGAAAACTTTGCGTTTACATTATGCTAATACTGGTGCTTATAATGCCGATTTTGATGGTGATGAAATGAATATGCATTTTCCTCAAAATGAGAATGCAAGGGCagaatctttatttttagctAATACAGATTCTCAATATTTAACCCCAACTTCCGGTTCACCAGTTAGAGGTTTAATTCAAGATCATATTTCTGCTGGTGTTTGGTTAACTAATAAAGATAGTTTCTTTACAAGAGAGCAATATCaacaatatatttatgGTTGTATTCGTCCAGAAGATGGCCATGCTACTAGAGCTAAGATTGTGACTTTGCCTCCAACTATTTTTAAGCCAATTCCTCTATGGACGGGGAAGCAAATTATCACTActgttttattaaatattacaCCATCAGACATGCCTGGTATTAATTTACATTCCAAGAAtaagattaaaaatgaatactGGGGCAAAGGTTCTAACGAAAATGAAGTCATTTTCAAAGATGGTGCTTTACTCTGTGGTATCTTAgataaaaatcaatatgGTTCCTCTAAATATGGTATCGTCCATTCCCTACATGAATTATATGGTCCAGACGTTGCTGCTAAAGTTTTATCTGTTTTAGGTAGATTATTCACAAATTATATTACTGCAACCGCCTTCACTTGTGGTATGGATGATTTACGTTTAACTGATGAAGGTAATAAATGGAGAAGGGATATCTTAAAGACATCTGTTGATACTGGTCGTCAAGCTGCCGCCGAAGTTACTAATTTATCGAAAGACACTCCTGCTGATGACCCTGAATTATTGAAACGTTTAGAAGAAATTTTACGTGACGATAACAAGTCTGGCATTTTAGATGCAGTTACATCTTCCAAAGTTAATGCTATTACCTCAAAGGTTGTTTCAACTTGTGTTCCAGGTGGTACTATGAAAAAGTTTCCTTACAACTCAATGCAAGCTATGGCTTTATCTGGTGCTAAAGGGTCAAATGTTAATGTTTCCCAAATTATGTGTTTACTAGGCCAACAAGCTTTAGAAGGTAGAAGAGTACCAACTATGGTGAGTGGTAAAACTTTACCATCATTCAAACCTTATGAGACAGATGCCATGGCTGGTGGTTATATTAAGGGCCGTTTCTACTCTGGTATTAAACCACAAGAATACTATTTCCATTGTATGGCTGGTCGTGAAGGTTTAATTGATACTGCCGTTAAAACATCGAGATCTGGTTATTTACAACGTTGCTTGACGAAACAATTAGAAGGTGTTCATATTTCTTATGATAATACTGTTAGAGATGGTGATGGTACTTTAATCGAATTTTTATATGGTGGTGATGCCGTTGATGTTACTAAGGAATCCTATATGAcacaatttaaattctgtTTGGAAAATTATGATGGGTTGGTTAAAAAATACAACCCATCTGCATTAATTGAGCATCTAAATGTTGAATCtgctttaaaatattctaagAAAGCTTTGAAATATAGAAAGAAGCATTCCTCAGTTCCTCATTATCTACAGAACTCCAAATACGATCCTGTTCTAGCAAAGTATAACCCATCTAAATATTTGGGTTCCGTCTCAGAGAAGTTTcaagataaattagaagagttcttaaatgaaaattcaaaattggTTAAATCAACTGAAGGTGTTAATGAGAAGAAATTCAGAGCATTAATGCAACTGAAATACATGCGTTCATTAATCGACCCTGGTGAATCTGTTGGTATCATTGCCTCTCAATCTGTCGGTGAACCTTCAACTCAAATGACTTTGAATACATTCCATTTCGCTGGTCATGGTGCAGCTAATGTTACTTTAGGTATACCTCGTATGagagaaattattatgacTGCCTCTTCTTCTATTAAAACTCCTCAAATGAATTTGccaatattaaatgatgTTTCTAATCAACAAGCTGAAACCTTCTGTAAATCTATCACCAAAGTATTACTTTCTCAAGTCACTGATAAAGTTACAGTTACAGAAACTACTAGTTCAACCGCTAATTCATCGGACGCTCGTGCTTATGTTATACATATGCAATtttttgatgaagaagaatacAGTGAAGAATACGATATTTCTAAGGAAGAACTTCAATCTGCTATTTCTGATAAATTCTTACACTTACTAGAAGTTGctattattaagaaaattaaaaccCATAATAGATCAGCTAAAGCAGATATTGGTATTCCTGTTCCAAAGTCTCAAACTACTCTTGCTGCAGTTGAAGGTGATAAAATGGACAgtgataatgaagaagaagaatccCGTAAGAAGGCTAAACAATCGGATTCCTATGATGATCCAGATGAGGACGAAATTGAAACTATGAGGGAAGCAGAGAAATCCTCTGATGAAGAAGCCTTTGAATCTGATAAAGAATCTGAATCTGATGAGGATAtggatgatgatgatgatgttGACTCTGACTTTACCGaatctaaatttaatttgaatgaaTCACAACTAAATCGTCAATCAGCTATTATCTCTcgaaataaatttattgcAAAGTATAATTTTGATGACTCAAAGGGTAAATGGTGTGAATTTAGATTAGAATTGGCTGCAGAAACAGAAAAATTGTTAATGGTGAATATTGTTGAAGATGTCTGTAGAAAATCTGTTATTAGAGAAGTTCCAAATATTGAACGTTGTGTTTATCCAGAGGCCAATAATGGTGATCGCTCTTTAATTACTGAGGGTGTTAATTTCCAGGCCATGTGGGATCAAGATACTTTTATTGATGTTGATAAAATTACTTCAAATGATGTTTCCGCTGTTTTGAGAACTTATGGTGTTGAAGCAGCTAGAAATACCATTGTTAACGAAATAGATCGTGTTTTCTCTACATATGCTATTTCTGTTTCTTCCCGTCATTTAGATTTAATTGCTGATATGATGACTAGACAAGGGACTTATTTAGCTTTTAACAGACAAGGTATGGAAACTTCTACTTCTTCCCTAATGAAAATGTCATACGAAACTACTTGTCAATTTTTAACCAAAGCTGTCTTGGACAATGAAcatgaagaattaaacaGTCCATCGGCTAGAATTGTTCTTGGTAAATTAAACAATGTCGGTACTGGCTCCTTCGATATTTTAGCGAAGGCATCCAAtaacaattaataattataccTTATACGACACATGGttgtttcatttaatttgtatattatatattattctagcaatatagaattatttttatattatctttcatctttttaattatttagtgaaaaaatattattttaaatctttaagAACTTTGAGAATGTTTTCATTTTGCTTGTACAAGTTAATTTAGAGTAAGCTGAGactaaaaatttaatcgTAAGCCAAAGATGAAATGTGCTGAAAAGTTGTGGCAATATTCTTTCCCTTTGAAAATACCACACCATCTGTGAGTATATTTCGTTATACACTTGAAGAATCAATTAAAGCAACTTCCAAAATAAGTAGACTTCtccaaatataaaatacaaaatacaaattaaaGATCTATTGCACATATATACCAAACTATAaacattaaatattaaaattcgAAGACACGAAATGTTCTGGCCAACCAACTATTCAATACCGAATACTGgctttaatttctttaataataaccaaTCAGCTTTTGAAACTTGGTCTCTAAAAGCTTTATCCTTCAATGTATCGATTGATCTTCTTGAAATCATAGAATATAAGTTATCTGTTTCATCGACATGACGGCCCCAAATTGGTTGTTGGCCCGATGGATCATCTAAACGAACAGCAACACCAGCTGATGTTTGTCCCTTCTTGACTTCTTGAACTGGTTCATGATTAATTTCAAGAGAAGCAACTCTACCTAGTTGTAAGATAATCTTTTCTTTGGTAGTAGGGTCAGTTCTAACGGCACAAATTGGAGTACCTATACGCAAAGCACCTTCAATGACATCTACACCCACAATCATTGGACCACGCTTGTTGATGATTTGTAAAGTTTGTAAAACACAGGGGAAAATAGCTGTATGAACGAAATCCTTACGACGTTGTTCCAATAGCTTTTCTTGGTAGGCAGTAAAAGCATCgaataaatgataaataatgTCTGCATTGAAAATTGTAATACCCTCTTGTTCCGCGTATTGTTCTGCTTCTTTATCTACTTTAACATCAAAACATAACATAACTGCAAACTCAGGTGCTCTATCCAGCATGGCACCAGCCTTCATAACATCACGTTTATAAACTGGACCCAAACCTATAGACATAACTGGAATTTTCATATCCTTTAAAAAGTCTAGTAAGGCCTCTAAAGAACCTAAAGTGGAGGCTTGAACAGTGACACCCTTACCAGAAGTATCAACAGAGTCTAGTAACCCTGTTAGATCATCCATAACATCATCCATTAAGTCCTCTTCATCGTCATCTGGACCAACAACTAACAATCTAGAACCTGAAACTGCcttttctaaatcattaGCAGCAATCTTAACACCTAAAGCTGCCTTTACTTCCTTATGATGTACATATTCAGACTTCAGACGTAATTCACGTAACGGCTGTGGAGTTAACAAGGCTCTAATATTTGTTACAATAGGACCATTCATACCACACAACACTATACGATCACCCTCTCTCAAGTAAccatttgataaaataacATCAATTGTAGTACCAAAACCTTCAACAACTTTAACTTCTAAGATAGTAGCTTCCACATGAGATAAGTACATCAGTTGTTTAGACATTCTCTTCTGAGTTAATTCTAACAACAACCACAACAAATCCGGAACACCTTCACCTGTAACAGCAGAAGTTGGTACGATAGACACATATTTAGacatatttttgttttggaAATATAATTCAGAATTTAAACCTTGTTCAGATAGAGCTAATTGAATAGAATTTAATCTAGATTGGAATTCATCTTGAACAGCTCTTGGTTGTTTGGCAAAAGAATCTCTGAAAGAATTGTTTGGAGTTGATTGCCAATCATATAAtctatcaattttatttaaagcGACAATGAAAGGAGCCTTTCTATCTCTTAGTAACTTAATAGATTCTATAGTTTGTTGTTCTAAACCATGcataatatcaataaccAAAATAGCAATATTACATAAAGAAGAACCTCTGGAACGTAAATTTGAGAAAGATTCGTGACCTGGGGTATCGATAACTAACAAACCAGGAACATCAAAAGTCTGTTTCTCATACTGGGTCATAACCTCagttttttgtttaatggCTTCAATTGGGAAATAAGTAGCACCAATTTGTTGTGTAATACCACCAGCTTCACCACCTTGAACATTTGTTTGTCTGATTTTATCCAGCAATTTAGTTTTACCTGTATCGACGTGACCCAAAATACAACAAATTGGAGAACGCATATCCTTTTTGCCAGAGGTTGGAGCTGGAGTTGAGACTGCAACTGAAgttgattttttaacttcgacaattttttcttctttagaAACTTCTTTggtttcttcttcagtgACAGGCTCAGCACTAGTAGTAGCTTCACCTGTTGTATTTTCGACATTGTCTGCGATCTCGTCATCATCAGCACCAAAATCTAAGTTTTCCCAATCATCAATTAAtgcatcatcatcaccagTTTGATCAGCATCATTTTTAGAATCAGATTCCTTAGTTTCTGAAGATGCTTCAGTATTAGCTTCGTCACTTTGTACGGGtctctttttcttctttccATAAACAATCTTCTTAGGTTTTGGAGATTCATCTGCACCATCagcttttttttgtaaaccAACAACGTTAATGTTACCAGCAGATAATAAGGCAGCACGTCTTTTttccattaattttttctgttCCTTTTGCTTTTTGGTTAGTAATTTACCTTCTGCCTTTAATCTCTCACGCTTAgccttttctttttctttcttttcagCCCTTGCtgcttctttttctttttcttctttctcAATACGTTCCTGCTCTTCTCTTTCCAAAcgttcttcttcttctctTTCCAGACGTTCTTGTTCTTCTAATTGTTTCTTCAATTCTAGTTGACGCTTTAAAGCGGCAATACCAGCAGGCATCTTTTTACCACCCTTCTTAGCAGGTTTTTTAGCTGGAGTAGAAGCTGATTTTAATTCTGCAGAATCATCATTCTTAGATTTGTCATCTTTTTCGGCAGATGCTTTTTCTTGGTTTTGCTTGTGTAAttccttatttttttccttttgaGCTTGTTGTTGAGATTTCTTCTTTGCAGCAGCCTCtttctttaattgtttttctctctctttcttttctctttccttttctttcttGGATTTTAAAACAGTTTTACCAGCtgtttcatcatctttctTCTTGTCTTGCTTCTTTTTAGATTTCTTCAAAGTAGACATGAAATCTAATTCAACGTCACCAGCTTCAGCGGTTTGTGGTTCTGTAGAGCCTTCTGCCGGAGTTGAAGCATCTGTTTCTGCTGGAGTACCAAATTCTTCACCTTGGGGCAAATCTTCAGCGTATTCCTCGTCCCAGTAATCGTTTTGGTTTTTTTACCTTTCTTAGCCATCGTATCTTACTAAAATGCTTTAAATAACCTAATAAAATAtcctttaataattcaaactTTCAGATAAGTCACATCTTAATACTTCTCCAAATTCAGATTTTATGTTGAAATATACACCTTGGTTTCATTGACTTAATTTTCCAGATAATAAGAGGTATGAGAAATTGTCTCATCgctgaaaaattttcaggCCGGGTAATGGACTTATactagaaaaaaaaatgatgatgcCATATATATGGTGTTATTAAAGCAATATTCTTCGAACAGAGCCTCAAAGAAGATAGAAAAGGGTTCAAGAGTATTAACCTATCATTCTATTATACACTATAAAAGACAATACTGGGACATAAGGCATCATGTCTACTAcagttgaaaaaattaaggcCATCGAGGATGAAATGGCCAAAACCCAAAAAAACAAGGCCACTTCCTTTCATTTGGGTCAATTAAAAGCCAAATTAGCTAAGCTACGTAGAGAATTGCTACAAGCCCCTACCAGTGGAGGTGGAGGTGGAGGTGTTGGTTTTGACGTTGCTAGAACTGGTGTTGCAAGTGTTGGTTTTGTTGGTTTTCCATCCGTTGGTAAATCTACTTTGTTATCGAAATTAACTGGTACTGAATCTGAAGCTGCCGAATATGAGTTTACCACCTTAGTTACTGTTCCGGGTGTTATCAGATACAAGGGTGCTAAGATCCAAATGTTAGATTTACCTGGTATTATTGATGGTGCTAAGGACGGTCGTGGTCGTGGTAAACAAGTTATTGCCGTTGCCAGAACTTGTAATTTATTGTTCATTGTGCTAGACGTCAATAAACCTTTATTGCATAAACAagttattgaaaaagaattggaaGGTGTTGGTATTagattaaataaaacacCTCCTGATATTCTCCTGAAGAGGAAAGAAAGAGGTGGTATCTCTATCACTAATACTGTTCCTTTAACACATTTAGGCcaagatgaaattaaagccgttttaaatgaatatcGTATTAATAGTGCAGAAGTCGCATTTCGTTGTGATGCCACTGTAgatgatttaattgatgTCTTAGAAGCACCATCGAGACGTTACATGCCAGCAATATATGTATTGAATAAGATTGATGCCTTATCAATAGAAGAATTGGAACTATTATACAGAATTCCAAATGCAGTTCCAATATCTTCAGGCCGAGAATGGAATTTGGATGAACTATTACAAGTCATGTGGGATAGGCTAAATTTAGTCCGTGTTTATACCAAACCAAAGGGCCGTGATCCAGATTTTAGTGATCCAGTTGTTCTACGTGCCGATCATTGTTCTGTGAAAGATTTCTGTAATCAAATTCATAGATCTCTAGTTGACGACTTCAGAAGTGCAACAGTATACGGTACATCTGTTAAACACCAACCTCAAAATGTTGGTTTAAGTCATAtattagaagatgaagatgttgttacaattttaaagaagTAATTGAATACCCTCTTATTCTTTTACGA is a window of Henningerozyma blattae CBS 6284 chromosome 5, complete genome DNA encoding:
- the RPA190 gene encoding DNA-directed RNA polymerase I core subunit RPA190 (similar to Saccharomyces cerevisiae RPA190 (YOR341W); ancestral locus Anc_7.51) translates to MDICKPVGSEITSVDFEILSSDQIRNLSAKQITNPTVLDNLGHPISGGLYDLALGAFLRNLCSTCGQDEKFCPGHQGHIELPVPCYNPLFFNQLFIYLRSSCLYCHHFRLKSLDTHLYSCKLKLLQYGLIDESYKIESITVKGATIYSDNEDDDEAIEVNSLNASKTNSKESNKVTNAFNNELKQKRKEYVNIAIAKALSEGKTTLRGTFTAIVNDERKKLIQDFHKRLLSRGKCDNCGMFSPKFRKDGFTKIFENALSDKNSVYNQAKGFARKDMIKKAQQARTLNGDSIDENEEIETFDIGRNPSTKPKTGSTYILSTEVKAILNAVFRKEQQVLQYVFHARPNLSKKLVKPDAFFMDVIVVPPTRFRLPSKLGDEVHENTQNQLLSKILTTSLLIRDLNDEMSKLQKDKVSLEDRRVIFSRLMNAFVTIQNDVNSFIDSSKAQGNTGGNDVIPGVKQALEKKEGLFRKHMMGKRVNYAARSVISPDPNIETNEIGVPPVFAVKLTYPEPVTSYNIAELRQAVINGPDKWPGAIQIQNEDGTLVSLIGMTLEQRKALANQLMTPSSNSSSHVLNKKVYRHIKNRDIVIMNRQPTLHKASMMGHKVRVLPGEKTLRLHYANTGAYNADFDGDEMNMHFPQNENARAESLFLANTDSQYLTPTSGSPVRGLIQDHISAGVWLTNKDSFFTREQYQQYIYGCIRPEDGHATRAKIVTLPPTIFKPIPLWTGKQIITTVLLNITPSDMPGINLHSKNKIKNEYWGKGSNENEVIFKDGALLCGILDKNQYGSSKYGIVHSLHELYGPDVAAKVLSVLGRLFTNYITATAFTCGMDDLRLTDEGNKWRRDILKTSVDTGRQAAAEVTNLSKDTPADDPELLKRLEEILRDDNKSGILDAVTSSKVNAITSKVVSTCVPGGTMKKFPYNSMQAMALSGAKGSNVNVSQIMCLLGQQALEGRRVPTMVSGKTLPSFKPYETDAMAGGYIKGRFYSGIKPQEYYFHCMAGREGLIDTAVKTSRSGYLQRCLTKQLEGVHISYDNTVRDGDGTLIEFLYGGDAVDVTKESYMTQFKFCLENYDGLVKKYNPSALIEHLNVESALKYSKKALKYRKKHSSVPHYLQNSKYDPVLAKYNPSKYLGSVSEKFQDKLEEFLNENSKLVKSTEGVNEKKFRALMQLKYMRSLIDPGESVGIIASQSVGEPSTQMTLNTFHFAGHGAANVTLGIPRMREIIMTASSSIKTPQMNLPILNDVSNQQAETFCKSITKVLLSQVTDKVTVTETTSSTANSSDARAYVIHMQFFDEEEYSEEYDISKEELQSAISDKFLHLLEVAIIKKIKTHNRSAKADIGIPVPKSQTTLAAVEGDKMDSDNEEEESRKKAKQSDSYDDPDEDEIETMREAEKSSDEEAFESDKESESDEDMDDDDDVDSDFTESKFNLNESQLNRQSAIISRNKFIAKYNFDDSKGKWCEFRLELAAETEKLLMVNIVEDVCRKSVIREVPNIERCVYPEANNGDRSLITEGVNFQAMWDQDTFIDVDKITSNDVSAVLRTYGVEAARNTIVNEIDRVFSTYAISVSSRHLDLIADMMTRQGTYLAFNRQGMETSTSSLMKMSYETTCQFLTKAVLDNEHEELNSPSARIVLGKLNNVGTGSFDILAKASNNN
- the FUN12 gene encoding translation initiation factor eIF5B (similar to Saccharomyces cerevisiae FUN12 (YAL035W); ancestral locus Anc_7.50); the encoded protein is MSTLKKSKKKQDKKKDDETAGKTVLKSKKEKEREKKEREKQLKKEAAAKKKSQQQAQKEKNKELHKQNQEKASAEKDDKSKNDDSAELKSASTPAKKPAKKGGKKMPAGIAALKRQLELKKQLEEQERLEREEEERLEREEQERIEKEEKEKEAARAEKKEKEKAKRERLKAEGKLLTKKQKEQKKLMEKRRAALLSAGNINVVGLQKKADGADESPKPKKIVYGKKKKRPVQSDEANTEASSETKESDSKNDADQTGDDDALIDDWENLDFGADDDEIADNVENTTGEATTSAEPVTEEETKEVSKEEKIVEVKKSTSVAVSTPAPTSGKKDMRSPICCILGHVDTGKTKLLDKIRQTNVQGGEAGGITQQIGATYFPIEAIKQKTEVMTQYEKQTFDVPGLLVIDTPGHESFSNLRSRGSSLCNIAILVIDIMHGLEQQTIESIKLLRDRKAPFIVALNKIDRLYDWQSTPNNSFRDSFAKQPRAVQDEFQSRLNSIQLALSEQGLNSELYFQNKNMSKYVSIVPTSAVTGEGVPDLLWLLLELTQKRMSKQLMYLSHVEATILEVKVVEGFGTTIDVILSNGYLREGDRIVLCGMNGPIVTNIRALLTPQPLRELRLKSEYVHHKEVKAALGVKIAANDLEKAVSGSRLLVVGPDDDEEDLMDDVMDDLTGLLDSVDTSGKGVTVQASTLGSLEALLDFLKDMKIPVMSIGLGPVYKRDVMKAGAMLDRAPEFAVMLCFDVKVDKEAEQYAEQEGITIFNADIIYHLFDAFTAYQEKLLEQRRKDFVHTAIFPCVLQTLQIINKRGPMIVGVDVIEGALRIGTPICAVRTDPTTKEKIILQLGRVASLEINHEPVQEVKKGQTSAGVAVRLDDPSGQQPIWGRHVDETDNLYSMISRRSIDTLKDKAFRDQVSKADWLLLKKLKPVFGIE
- the RBG1 gene encoding GTP-binding protein RBG1 (similar to Saccharomyces cerevisiae RBG1 (YAL036C); ancestral locus Anc_7.49); the protein is MSTTVEKIKAIEDEMAKTQKNKATSFHLGQLKAKLAKLRRELLQAPTSGGGGGGVGFDVARTGVASVGFVGFPSVGKSTLLSKLTGTESEAAEYEFTTLVTVPGVIRYKGAKIQMLDLPGIIDGAKDGRGRGKQVIAVARTCNLLFIVLDVNKPLLHKQVIEKELEGVGIRLNKTPPDILLKRKERGGISITNTVPLTHLGQDEIKAVLNEYRINSAEVAFRCDATVDDLIDVLEAPSRRYMPAIYVLNKIDALSIEELELLYRIPNAVPISSGREWNLDELLQVMWDRLNLVRVYTKPKGRDPDFSDPVVLRADHCSVKDFCNQIHRSLVDDFRSATVYGTSVKHQPQNVGLSHILEDEDVVTILKK